A genomic window from Spiroplasma endosymbiont of Labia minor includes:
- a CDS encoding lipoprotein, with protein MKKLLSMLAVLGLTTTGATSVVACGAINLA; from the coding sequence ATGAAAAAATTATTAAGCATGTTAGCTGTTTTAGGGCTCACAACTACTGGTGCAACATCAGTTGTTGCATGTGGCGCTATCAATTTAGCGTAG
- the holA gene encoding DNA polymerase III subunit delta: MFLVYGEDEYLNKKQIEKIINLISENKNYDVEKFSVINDSFDDIINSALTVSMFEDAKITIVNDSYFLTEQKIQLHKTYSIEKLELLLNNIPEENTLIFNVKTKTYSKRLKIVNKITEMAKVIEVKQLEPDNIRNVIVSGFKKHNIKASDKIIDYLLMVLPVNMNIISNELSKIYLFNDELTFENIKTIINDYREEDIFNLNNYYLENDAIKFIKELKLFMNKNNDLFSVLGLLAANLIILRNSLLLLNEGLNSNEIASKLSLNPYRIKKILQIKSKNIADINEKLLNLWSLNYNIKSGNYDMKILPEIELLKTITKGGKY; this comes from the coding sequence ATGTTTTTAGTTTACGGTGAAGATGAATATTTAAATAAAAAACAAATTGAAAAAATAATTAATCTAATTTCAGAAAATAAAAATTATGATGTTGAAAAATTTTCAGTAATTAATGATAGTTTTGATGACATAATAAATTCTGCATTAACAGTGTCAATGTTTGAAGACGCGAAAATAACAATTGTAAATGATTCGTATTTTCTAACTGAACAAAAAATTCAATTACATAAAACATACTCAATTGAAAAATTAGAGTTATTACTAAATAATATACCAGAAGAAAACACGCTAATATTTAATGTTAAAACTAAAACTTATTCAAAAAGATTAAAAATAGTCAATAAAATAACAGAAATGGCGAAAGTTATAGAAGTAAAACAACTAGAACCCGATAATATTAGAAATGTTATTGTATCTGGTTTTAAAAAGCATAATATTAAAGCTTCAGATAAAATAATAGATTATTTATTAATGGTTTTGCCTGTAAATATGAATATTATTTCAAATGAGCTTTCCAAAATCTATTTATTTAACGATGAATTAACATTTGAAAATATTAAAACAATTATAAATGATTATCGTGAAGAAGATATTTTCAATTTAAATAATTATTATTTAGAAAATGATGCCATAAAATTTATTAAAGAATTAAAATTATTTATGAATAAAAATAATGATTTATTTTCCGTTTTAGGTTTACTAGCAGCCAATTTAATAATTTTGCGAAATAGCTTATTATTATTGAATGAAGGTTTGAATTCAAATGAAATAGCTTCTAAATTAAGTCTAAATCCATATAGAATTAAAAAAATATTGCAAATAAAAAGCAAAAATATTGCTGATATTAACGAAAAATTATTAAATTTGTGAAGTTTGAATTACAATATAAAAAGTGGAAATTATGATATGAAAATATTACCAGAAATAGAATTACTAAAAACAATCACTAAAGGGGGAAAATATTAA
- a CDS encoding MmcQ/YjbR family DNA-binding protein, which produces MYILHKANNNSSEFVDFIIKEYDNILNQIKNDCFEKVIFQSNDEKQIIEYVENKYHNKLEFLWTKFPTNAVFRRSDTNKWYAIMMIIPKSKLNLKGHGDIEVFDLRLEPEQIENLIDNEKYFPGYHMNKKYWYLICLNGSVEIDKIKSFIDESYILEK; this is translated from the coding sequence TTATACATTTTACATAAAGCAAATAATAACAGTAGTGAATTTGTTGATTTTATAATTAAGGAATATGATAATATTTTAAATCAAATTAAAAATGACTGCTTTGAAAAAGTAATTTTTCAAAGCAATGATGAAAAACAAATAATTGAATATGTTGAAAATAAATATCATAATAAATTAGAATTTTTATGAACAAAATTTCCAACTAATGCGGTTTTTAGACGCAGTGATACTAATAAATGGTACGCGATTATGATGATTATTCCAAAAAGTAAATTAAATTTAAAAGGCCATGGTGATATTGAAGTTTTTGATTTACGTTTAGAACCAGAACAAATTGAAAACTTAATTGATAATGAGAAATATTTTCCAGGTTATCATATGAATAAAAAATATTGATATTTAATTTGTCTTAATGGATCTGTAGAGATTGATAAAATAAAAAGTTTTATTGATGAAAGTTATATACTGGAAAAATAA
- a CDS encoding MBL fold metallo-hydrolase codes for MSIIFVLDIKPLDLFSSGWIYILVAFLAFNYWYKNEKKSYFKLWIFSLFVFSPLEAYFNHSINFITEFLYMILLPLFTFLGFISLFLSLAHINEGGIWLSDIVDNGLQLIGQIKLIINIGDINLFFIIMFYVFLFLLMKMRFHLQIKTIIYGFWIFIFSSIIILNGFLTSKISLNMLNVGNGNSFILENDKYNYSLVFDAGVGMGKNKNTLSDYIKYKGINYLKYIFLSHSDSDHINSLAQIKQTVIIGKIYGPEPLEHLYIKYKDVRIWIFNIFLNRTVSN; via the coding sequence TTGTCTATTATTTTTGTTTTGGATATAAAACCATTAGATTTATTTTCGTCAGGTTGAATATATATTTTAGTTGCTTTTTTAGCTTTTAATTATTGATATAAAAATGAGAAAAAATCTTACTTTAAATTATGAATATTTTCTTTATTTGTATTTTCTCCACTTGAAGCTTATTTTAATCATTCCATAAATTTTATTACTGAATTTTTATATATGATTTTATTGCCATTATTTACTTTTTTAGGATTCATTTCTTTATTTCTTTCACTTGCACATATTAATGAAGGGGGTATTTGGCTTTCTGATATAGTAGATAATGGACTACAATTAATTGGACAAATAAAATTAATAATTAATATTGGCGATATAAATTTATTTTTTATAATAATGTTTTACGTTTTCCTATTTTTATTAATGAAAATGAGATTTCATTTGCAAATAAAAACTATAATTTATGGATTTTGAATATTTATTTTTTCAAGCATAATTATTTTAAATGGTTTCTTGACATCGAAAATTAGTCTAAACATGTTAAATGTTGGTAACGGAAATTCTTTTATATTGGAAAATGATAAATATAATTATTCATTAGTTTTTGATGCCGGAGTTGGAATGGGCAAAAATAAAAATACTCTTTCAGATTACATAAAATATAAAGGAATAAATTATTTAAAATATATTTTTTTAAGTCATTCTGATTCAGATCACATTAATTCTTTAGCCCAAATAAAACAAACCGTAATAATCGGCAAAATATATGGTCCAGAACCACTTGAACATCTTTATATAAAATATAAAGATGTTCGAATATGAATTTTTAATATTTTTTTAAATCGAACTGTTTCAAATTAA
- a CDS encoding flavin reductase family protein — MAIKKVDLKKAYRLLQIGPTTMISAKHNGIENVMAAAWVSLVGNNKVMAFIGKQAFTRELVEKSGYYVVQIPTVKQMNTVLYVGENSYKTINNKLDKIPIFYQDEFDLPLVEGCAGWLICKVIPNARNEKEHNLFMGEIIGAWSDDRVFNNGHWIFDDAPDELRTVHYVAGGQFYAIGKGTKFNHGPGSD, encoded by the coding sequence ATGGCAATTAAAAAAGTTGATTTAAAAAAAGCTTACAGATTATTGCAGATAGGACCAACAACTATGATTTCTGCAAAGCATAATGGTATTGAGAATGTTATGGCTGCTGCTTGAGTATCTCTTGTAGGAAATAATAAAGTTATGGCATTTATAGGAAAGCAAGCATTTACACGCGAACTTGTAGAAAAAAGTGGTTATTATGTAGTTCAAATTCCTACTGTTAAACAAATGAATACAGTTCTTTATGTAGGAGAAAATAGTTATAAAACAATTAATAACAAACTTGATAAAATACCAATATTTTATCAAGATGAATTTGATTTACCCTTAGTAGAGGGATGCGCAGGTTGATTAATTTGTAAAGTAATTCCGAATGCACGCAATGAAAAAGAACATAATTTATTTATGGGTGAAATTATTGGAGCATGAAGTGATGACCGTGTTTTTAATAACGGTCATTGAATTTTTGATGATGCCCCGGATGAATTACGTACAGTACATTATGTAGCGGGTGGACAATTTTATGCAATTGGCAAGGGAACAAAATTTAATCATGGACCTGGATCAGACTAG
- a CDS encoding valine--tRNA ligase, with protein sequence MLDKKYDGKLIEKDMYKQWIEQKIFEANPHSQKEPFSIVIPPPNVTGKLHLGHALDYSIQDLLIRFKKLKGYDTLWIPGMDHAGIATQAKVEQKLKEQGISRYDIGRDKFVEEIWKWKEEYAQIIREQWGKLGLSLDYSQEAFTYSDDLNKIVNKVFVEMYNKNLIYKAKRIINWDMQLKTALSNIEVIYKEIDGEMFYVKYLSQDKKMYLLVATTRPETMFGDVCLVANPHDERFGKYIGKKFINPANNELIELIADEYVDIEFGTGIMKCTPAHDQNDYEIGVRHNLTMPIIMNEDGTMNEFAGEYVNLDRFEVRKKLINQFEQEDILHHIEKIKHQVGFSERSNTIVEPYLSEQWFVKMSDLAKQVVDNQKSDNAIDFFPNRFNDTLNSWMTNTYDWTISRQLWWGHRIPVWYKKDNKKEVYVGELPPVDVDKWIQDEDVLDTWFSSALWPFSTLGWNSKDKTYFKRYFPTSVLVTGYDIIFFWVARMIFQSLQFTNQIPFKKVLIHGLIRDEQGRKMSKSLGNGIDPMDVIDEYGADSLRFSLLTNTTPGQDLKFSQEKIKASWNFVNKLWNASRFVFLNLADEKIEDKIDIKKATTENAIDLWILHEFSIFKNEMNDIFEKFEFSLAGKKIYDFIWNKYCSWYIEMSKVNLESSDALTKLFTLTTLKYVLKNILIICHPIIPFVTETLYKKLTNTETILKSEWSNDNFEFDDLYFNDLISIIESIREFRQLNNLLQKKELKLIITNINEKNNEIFNNNIDSINKYLKKIINADISFDLSSSDRFSIPLKNFILEIDKLNLFDSNQIKKELEKKFSELTNEIIRSEKILRNEDFINKASSEKILSEQNKYDSYLEQLEKIKKRLKNL encoded by the coding sequence ATGTTAGATAAAAAATATGACGGAAAATTAATAGAAAAAGATATGTATAAACAATGAATCGAGCAAAAAATATTTGAGGCAAATCCTCATTCACAAAAAGAACCTTTTTCTATTGTAATACCGCCACCAAACGTAACAGGCAAATTACATTTAGGACATGCACTTGATTATTCAATTCAAGATCTCTTGATAAGATTTAAAAAATTAAAAGGTTATGATACTTTATGAATTCCTGGTATGGATCATGCCGGAATTGCAACACAAGCAAAAGTTGAACAAAAATTAAAAGAACAAGGAATTTCTAGATATGACATTGGTCGCGATAAATTTGTAGAAGAAATATGAAAATGAAAAGAAGAATACGCTCAAATTATTCGTGAACAATGAGGTAAATTGGGTTTATCTTTAGATTATTCTCAAGAAGCTTTTACATATTCTGATGATTTAAATAAAATAGTCAATAAAGTTTTTGTAGAAATGTATAATAAAAACTTAATATACAAGGCTAAAAGAATCATTAATTGAGATATGCAATTAAAAACCGCGTTATCAAATATAGAAGTTATTTATAAAGAAATAGATGGTGAAATGTTTTATGTTAAATATTTATCACAAGACAAAAAAATGTATTTACTTGTGGCAACAACAAGACCAGAAACTATGTTCGGAGATGTTTGTTTAGTTGCAAATCCTCATGATGAACGATTTGGCAAATATATTGGTAAAAAATTTATTAATCCTGCAAATAATGAATTGATTGAATTGATAGCAGATGAATATGTCGACATAGAATTTGGTACTGGTATTATGAAATGTACACCAGCTCATGATCAAAATGATTATGAAATAGGTGTAAGACATAATTTGACTATGCCAATAATAATGAATGAAGATGGAACGATGAATGAATTTGCAGGTGAGTATGTTAATTTAGATCGTTTTGAAGTTAGAAAAAAATTAATAAATCAATTTGAACAAGAAGATATTTTACATCATATAGAAAAAATTAAACATCAAGTTGGTTTTTCAGAACGTTCAAATACAATAGTTGAACCATATCTATCTGAACAATGATTTGTAAAAATGTCAGATTTAGCAAAGCAGGTAGTTGATAACCAAAAATCAGATAATGCAATAGATTTTTTCCCAAATAGATTTAATGATACTTTAAATTCATGAATGACCAACACATATGATTGAACAATTTCTCGACAATTATGATGGGGACACAGAATACCAGTTTGATATAAAAAAGACAACAAAAAAGAAGTATATGTTGGAGAATTACCACCAGTTGACGTTGATAAATGAATTCAAGATGAAGATGTACTAGATACATGATTTTCTTCTGCACTTTGACCGTTTTCAACTCTTGGGTGAAATAGTAAAGATAAAACTTATTTTAAAAGATATTTTCCAACAAGTGTTCTAGTGACTGGATACGATATAATTTTTTTCTGAGTGGCAAGAATGATTTTTCAATCACTTCAATTTACAAATCAAATACCATTTAAAAAAGTCTTAATTCATGGATTGATACGAGATGAACAAGGCAGAAAAATGTCAAAATCTTTAGGGAACGGTATAGATCCAATGGATGTTATTGATGAATATGGTGCTGATTCTTTAAGATTTAGTTTATTAACAAATACGACACCTGGACAAGATTTGAAATTTTCACAAGAAAAAATAAAAGCATCTTGAAATTTTGTCAATAAATTGTGGAATGCATCTAGATTTGTATTTTTGAATTTAGCAGATGAAAAAATTGAAGATAAAATTGATATTAAAAAAGCAACAACTGAAAATGCAATTGACTTATGAATTTTACATGAATTTTCAATTTTCAAAAATGAAATGAATGATATATTCGAAAAATTTGAATTTTCACTAGCTGGCAAAAAAATTTATGATTTTATTTGAAATAAATATTGTTCTTGATATATTGAAATGTCAAAAGTTAATCTTGAATCATCAGATGCGTTAACAAAATTATTTACATTGACAACATTAAAATATGTTTTAAAAAATATATTAATTATTTGTCATCCAATAATTCCGTTTGTAACAGAAACATTATATAAAAAATTAACAAATACAGAAACTATTCTGAAATCGGAATGATCAAATGATAATTTTGAATTTGATGATTTATATTTTAACGATTTAATTTCTATTATAGAATCGATAAGAGAATTCAGACAATTGAATAATTTACTACAAAAAAAAGAATTGAAATTAATTATCACAAATATAAATGAAAAAAATAATGAAATTTTTAATAATAATATTGATTCAATTAATAAATATTTGAAGAAAATAATTAATGCAGATATATCATTTGATTTATCTAGCTCTGATAGATTTTCTATTCCACTAAAAAATTTTATTTTAGAAATTGATAAATTGAATTTATTTGATAGTAATCAAATAAAAAAAGAATTAGAAAAAAAGTTCAGTGAATTAACAAATGAAATTATTAGGTCTGAAAAAATACTTAGAAATGAAGATTTTATTAACAAAGCATCTAGTGAAAAAATATTGAGTGAACAAAATAAATATGATTCTTATTTAGAACAGTTAGAAAAGATTAAAAAAAGATTAAAAAATTTATAA
- the guaA gene encoding glutamine-hydrolyzing GMP synthase, with protein sequence MKETQILILDFGSQYTQLLARRTREQEVFAEVVNLNITYDKIKKDYKNLKGIILSGGPSSAYDQNAYSVDPKIFELDIPILGVCYGMQLMTTIFGGEVELAANQEFGKSKIYFDVDNCPLFKNITNGTQVWMSHADHVTKLPADFVLTAHSDSSVAVIWNNKMNLYGIQFHAEVTHSVDGLQMIKNFLFDICKCDPNWKIANFVRDTMEQIKLTVGNKNVILGLSGGVDSSVVAALISKAIGQQLTCIFVDTGLLRKNEAKNVMDAYNDNFNINIKLIDAANIFFEKLKNVTDPEEKRKIIGAEFINIFNQEAKKIKNVTFLAQGTIYPDVIESSSINHSSKTIKSHHNVGGLPEEMELTLLEPIRLLFKDEVRKVGMELGLPERLVMRHPFPGPGLGIRVIGEVTEEKCNILKDADAIFIEEMYKNNLYDATSQAFVTLLPVKTVGVMGDNRTYEFVAALRCVETIDFMTATESHLPWDFLSDVANRIINEVDGINRVVYDITSKPPGTIEWE encoded by the coding sequence ATGAAAGAAACACAAATTTTAATTTTAGACTTTGGAAGTCAATATACACAATTATTGGCAAGAAGAACTAGAGAACAAGAAGTTTTTGCAGAGGTTGTTAATTTAAATATTACCTATGACAAAATAAAAAAAGATTATAAAAATTTAAAGGGGATTATTTTGTCTGGTGGACCTTCAAGTGCGTACGATCAGAATGCATATTCTGTTGATCCGAAAATTTTTGAATTAGATATTCCAATACTAGGGGTGTGTTATGGAATGCAATTAATGACAACTATTTTTGGAGGAGAAGTAGAATTAGCAGCTAATCAAGAATTTGGTAAATCAAAAATTTATTTTGATGTAGATAATTGCCCTTTATTTAAAAATATAACTAATGGTACACAAGTTTGAATGAGTCATGCAGATCATGTCACTAAATTACCAGCAGATTTTGTTTTAACTGCACATAGCGATTCATCTGTGGCTGTAATTTGAAACAATAAAATGAATTTATATGGTATCCAATTTCATGCAGAAGTTACTCATTCTGTTGATGGATTACAAATGATTAAAAATTTTTTATTTGACATTTGTAAATGTGATCCTAATTGAAAAATTGCAAATTTTGTTAGAGATACAATGGAACAAATTAAACTAACAGTTGGTAATAAAAATGTTATCTTAGGATTAAGTGGTGGAGTTGATTCATCTGTTGTGGCGGCGTTAATTTCAAAAGCAATAGGTCAACAATTAACTTGCATTTTTGTTGATACAGGCTTATTGAGAAAAAATGAAGCCAAAAATGTTATGGATGCATATAATGATAATTTTAATATCAATATAAAATTAATTGATGCTGCAAATATCTTCTTTGAAAAATTAAAAAATGTTACTGATCCAGAAGAAAAAAGAAAAATAATAGGCGCTGAATTTATAAATATTTTCAATCAAGAAGCTAAAAAAATTAAAAATGTAACTTTTTTAGCACAAGGAACAATTTATCCGGATGTAATAGAATCAAGTTCAATTAATCACTCATCAAAAACAATTAAATCACATCATAATGTTGGTGGATTGCCAGAAGAAATGGAATTAACACTTCTAGAACCAATAAGATTATTATTTAAAGATGAAGTCAGAAAAGTCGGAATGGAATTGGGTTTACCAGAAAGACTTGTAATGAGACATCCATTTCCTGGGCCAGGTCTTGGAATAAGAGTAATTGGTGAAGTCACAGAGGAAAAATGTAATATTTTAAAAGATGCTGATGCAATTTTTATTGAAGAAATGTATAAAAATAATTTATACGATGCAACATCACAAGCTTTTGTTACTTTATTGCCCGTAAAAACAGTAGGTGTTATGGGAGACAATAGAACTTATGAATTTGTTGCCGCATTAAGATGTGTTGAAACTATTGATTTTATGACTGCAACAGAATCACATTTACCATGAGATTTTTTAAGTGATGTAGCAAATAGAATTATTAATGAAGTTGATGGTATAAATCGAGTTGTTTACGATATCACTTCAAAACCACCTGGTACAATTGAATGAGAGTAA
- the guaB gene encoding IMP dehydrogenase, translating to MKNDLNGKLIMEGITFDDVLLIPAKSDVLPDQADLKAKLTKNITLNVPILSSAMDTITESKLAIALARVGGAGVIHKNLTIAEQALEVEKVKRNEAGFIIDPIVVSKDETIKKTKEKMNFYNISGLPVVDDKGILLGIITSRDIKYAHEMNYLVENVMIKENLITGHENISLAEANKKMLSNRVEKLPIVDGKNKLVGLITTKDIENKLTYPNACKDKNGRLVVGAAVGIGKDTLSRVEALINAGVDFIVVDSAHGHSTGIINTVSNIRKQYPDLDIIAGNIVTAAAAEDLYQAGANSVKVGIGSGSICTTRIIAGVGVPQISAINEVYEWGKDKNVTIIADGGIKQTGDIVKAIAAGANLVMLGNFFAGTEETPGEEVIVNGKKYKTYVGMGSLAAMKRGSSDRYFQTGAKKLVPEGIEARVPFKGSVAEIVFQIIGGLKSGMGYTGSKNIENLRTNAKFIKITNAGLVESHPHDVEITREAPNYSN from the coding sequence ATGAAAAATGATTTAAATGGAAAGTTAATTATGGAGGGGATTACCTTTGATGATGTTTTATTAATACCTGCAAAATCTGATGTCTTACCAGATCAAGCTGATTTGAAGGCTAAATTAACAAAAAATATTACATTAAATGTACCTATTTTAAGTTCAGCTATGGATACTATTACTGAATCAAAATTAGCTATTGCACTTGCAAGAGTTGGTGGGGCTGGTGTTATTCATAAAAATTTAACCATTGCAGAACAAGCTTTAGAAGTTGAAAAAGTCAAACGCAACGAAGCAGGTTTCATTATTGATCCAATTGTAGTTTCAAAAGATGAAACAATTAAAAAAACAAAAGAGAAAATGAATTTTTATAATATTTCTGGTTTGCCTGTTGTTGATGACAAAGGTATATTACTTGGCATCATTACAAGTAGAGATATTAAGTATGCCCACGAAATGAATTATTTGGTTGAAAATGTAATGATAAAAGAAAATCTTATTACTGGACATGAAAATATTTCGTTAGCAGAGGCAAATAAAAAAATGTTATCTAACCGAGTAGAAAAATTACCTATTGTTGATGGAAAAAACAAACTAGTTGGTTTAATTACAACAAAAGATATTGAAAATAAATTAACTTATCCGAATGCTTGTAAGGATAAAAATGGCAGACTTGTGGTAGGTGCTGCAGTTGGAATTGGAAAAGATACATTGTCAAGAGTTGAAGCTTTAATAAATGCAGGAGTTGATTTTATCGTAGTTGATAGCGCTCATGGTCATAGCACAGGAATCATAAATACTGTTTCAAATATTAGAAAACAATATCCAGATTTAGATATAATAGCTGGAAATATTGTAACTGCTGCAGCAGCAGAAGATTTATACCAAGCTGGAGCAAATTCTGTAAAAGTTGGTATTGGTTCTGGTTCTATTTGTACAACTAGAATAATAGCAGGTGTTGGAGTTCCGCAAATTAGTGCTATAAATGAAGTTTATGAATGAGGGAAAGATAAAAATGTTACCATAATTGCAGATGGTGGCATTAAACAAACCGGTGATATTGTAAAGGCAATAGCTGCGGGGGCAAACTTGGTAATGCTTGGTAATTTTTTTGCAGGTACAGAAGAAACTCCGGGTGAGGAAGTAATTGTAAATGGTAAAAAATATAAAACTTATGTGGGAATGGGTTCTTTAGCTGCGATGAAACGTGGATCAAGTGATCGTTATTTTCAAACGGGTGCAAAAAAATTGGTACCAGAAGGAATTGAAGCTAGAGTTCCATTTAAAGGCTCTGTTGCAGAAATTGTTTTTCAAATCATTGGTGGTCTAAAATCTGGTATGGGGTATACAGGTTCAAAAAATATTGAAAATTTAAGAACAAATGCCAAATTTATAAAAATTACAAACGCAGGTTTAGTTGAATCGCATCCACATGATGTAGAAATTACCAGAGAAGCACCAAATTATTCAAATTAG
- the rpsT gene encoding 30S ribosomal protein S20, translated as MANIKSKEKRIITNEKSRLANKSFKSSVKTAIKKALIAKTNNDADKDTLINNAVSMVDKAVTKGVWKSNKAAREKSRLMSA; from the coding sequence ATGGCTAATATAAAATCTAAAGAAAAACGCATTATCACTAACGAAAAAAGTCGTTTAGCAAATAAAAGTTTTAAATCATCTGTTAAAACAGCAATTAAAAAAGCTTTGATTGCAAAAACAAACAATGATGCTGATAAAGACACTTTAATCAATAATGCAGTAAGTATGGTAGATAAAGCAGTGACTAAGGGTGTTTGAAAATCAAATAAAGCTGCTCGCGAAAAATCACGTTTAATGTCTGCTTAA